Proteins found in one Nocardia brasiliensis ATCC 700358 genomic segment:
- a CDS encoding DUF4190 domain-containing protein, which yields MARAERRETERWPAAAQQDDRWPEAAEEERWAEPDPDERWQEPAPSRRRTGRLRVEIPPIVNPYAIVALVAALLGLFPVAIVFGFIAFSHPRGRVMALFALLIGVAEVTALVGFFVLAGNVLPDSVTRANKPTMNLSAQATTDRPPPTTITTVVPPSAAPSVTATSASQSNLKKGSACTESQAGQIGTGADGTTLLCLQNASSYQWSGPVNVSTTTQQPGTKCDGTTGKTARTADGRALICENPGRNGTWALWTTE from the coding sequence AACGGAACGCTGGCCTGCGGCAGCGCAGCAGGACGATCGGTGGCCGGAGGCGGCGGAGGAGGAGCGCTGGGCCGAACCCGACCCCGACGAACGGTGGCAGGAGCCCGCGCCGAGCCGGCGTCGCACCGGACGGCTGCGGGTGGAGATCCCGCCCATCGTCAACCCCTACGCGATCGTCGCGCTGGTGGCGGCGTTGCTCGGATTGTTCCCCGTCGCCATCGTGTTCGGTTTCATCGCGTTCTCCCATCCGCGGGGCCGGGTGATGGCGCTGTTCGCACTGCTGATCGGCGTGGCCGAGGTGACGGCCCTGGTCGGTTTCTTCGTGCTGGCCGGAAACGTGTTGCCGGACAGCGTGACCCGGGCGAACAAGCCGACAATGAACCTGTCGGCGCAGGCGACGACGGATCGACCACCACCCACGACGATCACCACTGTGGTGCCGCCGTCCGCGGCCCCGAGCGTGACCGCCACCTCGGCGAGTCAGAGCAACCTGAAGAAGGGCTCGGCCTGTACCGAGTCGCAGGCCGGGCAGATCGGCACCGGGGCGGACGGCACGACGCTGCTCTGCCTGCAAAACGCGAGCAGCTACCAGTGGTCCGGCCCGGTCAACGTGTCCACGACGACGCAGCAGCCGGGCACGAAATGTGATGGCACCACCGGCAAGACGGCCCGCACCGCCGACGGCCGCGCGCTGATCTGCGAGAACCCCGGACGCAACGGCACCTGGGCGCTGTGGACCACTGAATAG
- a CDS encoding SPFH domain-containing protein, translated as MLGYHVPDPDEAMLISGAKSKDNTPFKVVIGRGSWVVPLFRKVRYLSLAMFEAEIKERCVTKQAIQLEVRAVIAFKVANDTQSIVNAAQRFLSEQEKEMSVLTGRIFSGHLRSIVGSMTVEEIIRERQKLADEVLVASKVEMGNIGLWVDSFQIQSIDDGNLGYIQALAAPHNASVQRDAQIAQSQAAQLAAQAEQESLRRQAEYQRETAILRAQYQRDIDKANAEAAQAGPLAEAMALQEVLTAQAEQARKEAELREQQLQTEVVKPAQAEADRVRILAEAEADRTRIQAAAAASNNRIALDQLLIEQLPEIVKQASNGLANANLTVLNGPDGVGELVNGMVGQGLTVFNSLQKALSSNDEDKAG; from the coding sequence GTGCTGGGCTACCACGTACCCGACCCGGACGAGGCGATGCTGATCAGCGGCGCCAAGAGCAAGGACAACACGCCGTTCAAGGTGGTGATCGGCCGCGGCAGCTGGGTGGTGCCGCTGTTCCGCAAAGTGCGCTACCTGTCGCTGGCCATGTTCGAGGCCGAGATCAAGGAGCGCTGCGTCACCAAGCAGGCGATCCAGCTCGAGGTGCGCGCGGTGATCGCGTTCAAGGTCGCCAACGACACCCAGTCGATCGTCAATGCGGCGCAACGCTTCCTGTCCGAACAGGAAAAGGAGATGTCGGTGCTCACCGGCCGCATCTTCTCCGGTCACCTGCGCTCGATCGTCGGCTCGATGACGGTCGAGGAGATCATCCGGGAACGCCAGAAGCTGGCCGACGAGGTCCTGGTCGCGTCGAAAGTGGAGATGGGCAATATCGGCCTGTGGGTCGATTCGTTCCAGATCCAGTCCATCGACGACGGAAATCTCGGCTACATTCAGGCGCTGGCCGCACCGCACAACGCCAGCGTGCAGCGGGACGCGCAGATCGCCCAGTCCCAGGCGGCACAGCTCGCGGCCCAGGCCGAACAGGAGTCGCTGCGCAGGCAGGCCGAGTACCAGCGCGAGACGGCGATCCTGCGCGCGCAGTACCAGCGCGATATCGACAAGGCGAATGCCGAAGCGGCACAAGCCGGTCCGCTCGCCGAGGCGATGGCGCTACAGGAGGTGCTCACCGCGCAGGCCGAGCAGGCGCGCAAGGAGGCCGAGCTGCGCGAGCAGCAGTTGCAGACCGAAGTCGTGAAACCCGCTCAGGCGGAGGCGGATCGGGTACGGATCCTGGCCGAGGCCGAGGCCGACCGCACCCGGATCCAGGCCGCCGCGGCGGCGTCGAACAACCGGATCGCGTTGGACCAGTTGTTGATCGAGCAGCTGCCCGAAATCGTGAAGCAGGCCTCCAACGGGCTGGCGAACGCCAATCTCACCGTGCTCAACGGGCCGGACGGCGTCGGCGAACTGGTGAACGGAATGGTCGGTCAAGGACTCACGGTTTTCAATTCATTGCAAAAGGCGCTTTCGTCCAACGACGAGGATAAGGCGGGCTAA
- a CDS encoding ATP-dependent DNA ligase, whose product MDLPVMPPVRPMLAKTAPGVPREPGLSYEPKWDGFRCIVFRDGAEVELGSRNDRPLTRYFPEVAELLRQALPDRCVVDGEIVVVTDQGLDFDTLQNRLHPAASRVNKLAVETPASFVAFDLLALGDRDLTEEPFAERRRLLETILDTKPARVHLTPITQDPDVAEDWFTRFEGAGFDGVMVKADGLAYLQDKRVMLKVKHERTADCVVAGFRWHKDGEGVGSLLLGLFDDEGNLHHVGVASSFTAARRKELVGELAPLRENALENHPWREWADAAAQARADGKMPGGVSRWTGGKDLSWEALRTELVAEVRYEHVQSGRLRHGGRLVRFRTDRTPESCTYAQLDEAPPAELSEIFSEAKS is encoded by the coding sequence GTGGACTTACCGGTGATGCCACCAGTCCGGCCGATGCTGGCCAAAACCGCGCCGGGCGTGCCCCGTGAACCCGGGCTCAGCTATGAGCCGAAATGGGACGGCTTCCGCTGCATCGTCTTCCGCGACGGTGCCGAGGTGGAACTCGGCTCCCGCAACGACCGCCCGTTGACCAGGTATTTCCCCGAGGTCGCCGAGTTGTTGCGGCAGGCGCTGCCGGACCGGTGCGTGGTCGACGGCGAGATCGTGGTGGTCACCGATCAGGGCCTGGACTTCGACACGCTGCAGAACCGGCTGCATCCCGCCGCGTCCCGGGTCAACAAGCTGGCGGTGGAGACGCCGGCCAGTTTCGTCGCGTTCGATCTGCTCGCCCTCGGCGACCGCGACCTCACCGAGGAGCCGTTCGCCGAACGCAGGCGACTGCTCGAGACCATCCTCGATACCAAACCCGCTCGGGTGCACCTGACTCCCATCACCCAGGACCCCGACGTCGCCGAGGACTGGTTCACCCGGTTCGAGGGCGCGGGCTTCGACGGCGTCATGGTCAAGGCCGACGGGCTGGCCTACCTGCAGGACAAGCGCGTGATGCTGAAGGTCAAGCACGAACGCACCGCCGACTGCGTGGTCGCCGGCTTCCGCTGGCACAAGGACGGCGAAGGCGTTGGCTCGCTGCTGCTCGGGCTCTTCGACGACGAGGGCAATCTGCACCACGTCGGCGTGGCGAGCAGCTTCACCGCGGCCCGGCGCAAAGAACTCGTCGGCGAACTCGCGCCGCTGCGGGAGAACGCGCTGGAGAACCATCCATGGCGCGAATGGGCCGACGCCGCGGCACAGGCCAGAGCCGACGGCAAGATGCCCGGCGGGGTGAGCCGCTGGACCGGCGGCAAGGACCTCTCGTGGGAGGCGTTACGCACCGAACTGGTCGCCGAGGTCCGCTACGAACACGTGCAGTCCGGCCGGCTCCGGCACGGCGGCAGGCTGGTTCGGTTCCGCACCGACCGCACCCCCGAGTCGTGCACCTACGCACAGCTGGACGAGGCGCCGCCCGCCGAGCTGAGTGAGATCTTCAGCGAGGCGAAATCATGA
- the ligD gene encoding non-homologous end-joining DNA ligase — MTESVDIEVDGRTVTISNPGKVYFTKRGETKLDLVRYYQAVAEPFLSVVGGRPLLLERYPDGASGKSWFQKRVPKSAPDWLHTVEVSTPNGTTSDALVAHDLAHILWAVNQGCLGFHVWPNRADNLKIADELRIDLDPSPGITFDDLKQAAVLTRDLCTELGIESRIKTSGSRGLHIYVALEPNWDGYQVRAAAVALARELERRHPDTITAQWWKEERGNRVFVDFNQNAPHKTVFGAWCVRPKVGAQVSTPITWDALAEVVPDELTIATVPARLAEFGDPWAGRAPQSIAPLLAMSERDMASGLLDAPWPPQYPKMPNEPPRVQPSRAKKEE; from the coding sequence ATGACCGAATCGGTCGATATCGAGGTCGACGGCCGGACCGTCACCATCAGCAACCCCGGCAAGGTCTATTTCACCAAGCGTGGTGAGACGAAGCTGGACCTGGTCCGCTACTACCAGGCGGTGGCCGAGCCGTTCCTGAGTGTCGTCGGCGGGCGCCCGCTGCTGTTGGAACGGTATCCCGATGGCGCGTCCGGGAAGTCGTGGTTCCAGAAGCGGGTGCCCAAGTCGGCGCCGGACTGGTTGCACACCGTCGAGGTGTCCACACCGAACGGCACCACCAGCGACGCGCTCGTCGCGCACGACCTCGCGCACATCCTGTGGGCGGTGAACCAGGGCTGCCTCGGCTTCCACGTGTGGCCGAACCGGGCGGACAATCTGAAGATCGCCGACGAACTGCGCATCGACCTCGATCCGTCGCCCGGCATCACGTTCGACGATCTCAAACAGGCCGCCGTGCTCACCCGCGACCTGTGCACGGAACTGGGCATCGAGTCGCGGATCAAGACTTCCGGTTCGCGCGGCCTGCACATCTATGTCGCGCTGGAACCGAATTGGGACGGCTATCAGGTGCGTGCGGCCGCCGTCGCGCTGGCCAGGGAGCTGGAGCGCAGGCATCCGGACACGATCACCGCACAGTGGTGGAAGGAAGAGCGCGGCAATCGCGTGTTCGTCGATTTCAACCAGAACGCGCCGCACAAGACCGTTTTCGGCGCGTGGTGCGTGCGCCCGAAGGTCGGCGCGCAGGTGTCCACGCCGATCACCTGGGACGCGTTGGCCGAGGTGGTGCCCGACGAACTCACCATCGCCACCGTGCCCGCGCGGCTGGCCGAGTTCGGCGATCCGTGGGCCGGCCGTGCGCCGCAGTCGATCGCGCCGCTGTTGGCGATGTCGGAGCGGGATATGGCCTCGGGTCTGCTCGACGCGCCGTGGCCGCCGCAGTATCCGAAGATGCCGAACGAACCGCCCCGGGTCCAGCCGAGCCGGGCCAAGAAAGAAGAGTAG
- a CDS encoding tetratricopeptide repeat protein: MGGRLALVVGSECVALGELGFTGELATGLYGSLTEAGGWRAATDEDGPVLNPTAAQLVTAVDEAFAAAAQRQATLLLAFIGHGVATNAEDFYLLGHDSPANPNSHNAFHLTQEIRERLNQSALDGLVVLVDACETGQGVLGAARRWTDLLAQSAGRMEMLVAASDGPAFSGCFTRTMLSTFGAGLPLRGENLLPADLVDPIAGECVHQQPQYLSFTSGAVSVEHGADPGLWLVPNTARHRDAVSGRSAAGFVDQLTRGLLVTPDVREHLDAIVDAGSHRLRVVIGPTGAGKSTLLAMLIRPSLVEGLAVTPEYITAAVFLTAASSIEAVAAELAAQLSARLPGFADAARSVRAHRSRDEFDIFDIAVRHPLARLSTAGRRVTLVFDGLNQPQPGTRRLLCAAICDLTKREDLRHVRVIAGVRDGTGVEDEPTLAHMHRIEVGEPAADDIATVVGSARGTGAPADPADWVRWIQGLLSETPTAVEDDTHVVSGGWLLARMLLEVAPSITDGAVAAGIGLDRIVTLRVDAALRGMQPDTVRAAGTYLGVLIAAGVGPVLPLELADAALTSLGIDLHIARIRDITVALGALVTRSHPGTLRESIGVTHGALLPGLRAECKQLGVEIEDAHRAIVAAIKHSQSDRGADYARGSAVRHCLAYRDSTSALHFLEMLQTARAADNRDLWAAWVPAFVETLGPDHPDTLTTRSREAYHRAESGDYLGAITAFEQLLVDRLRVLGPDHPKTLGTRTNLATYRARCGDYPGARADYQRLLADQIRLLGPDHPDTLRTRNDLASNRADQGDLVGAIVDFEALRADRARILGPDHPQTLRTRNSLAYWHGEHGDVAAARHEFEQLLADCLRIFGPDHPATLSARDNLAAFRARSGDIAGARAEFTHLLDDRLRVLGADHPDTLTTRSTLASYRADAGDLPCAIAELEQLLADRLRVLGPDHPDTFATRNDLASRQAEHGDLGKAIAELEVLLVAELRALGPTHAATIRTQTTLAHWRARLAG; this comes from the coding sequence ATGGGAGGACGGCTCGCATTGGTGGTCGGGTCCGAATGTGTGGCGCTGGGGGAGCTGGGTTTCACCGGCGAACTCGCGACGGGGTTGTACGGGAGTCTGACCGAGGCCGGTGGGTGGCGCGCGGCGACGGACGAGGACGGTCCGGTACTGAATCCGACAGCGGCGCAACTGGTCACGGCGGTGGACGAGGCGTTCGCGGCGGCCGCGCAGCGGCAGGCGACGTTGCTGCTCGCCTTCATCGGTCACGGCGTGGCGACCAACGCCGAGGATTTCTATCTGCTCGGCCACGACTCACCCGCGAACCCGAACTCGCACAATGCCTTTCATCTGACGCAGGAGATCAGGGAGCGGCTGAACCAGTCGGCGCTGGACGGGCTGGTGGTGCTGGTCGACGCCTGCGAGACCGGGCAGGGCGTGCTCGGCGCGGCGCGCCGGTGGACCGATCTGCTCGCGCAGTCGGCGGGGCGGATGGAGATGCTGGTCGCGGCGAGCGACGGCCCGGCGTTCTCCGGGTGCTTCACCAGGACCATGCTGTCCACCTTCGGCGCGGGGTTGCCGCTGCGCGGTGAGAACCTGCTGCCCGCCGATCTGGTCGATCCGATCGCGGGCGAGTGCGTTCATCAACAGCCGCAGTATCTTTCGTTCACCTCCGGCGCGGTGTCGGTGGAACACGGTGCCGACCCGGGACTCTGGTTGGTGCCCAACACCGCCCGGCACCGTGACGCCGTGAGCGGGCGCTCCGCAGCGGGATTCGTCGATCAGCTGACCCGCGGGTTGCTGGTGACCCCCGACGTGCGCGAACACCTGGACGCCATCGTCGACGCGGGGTCGCATCGCCTGCGCGTGGTGATCGGACCGACCGGCGCGGGCAAATCGACGTTGCTGGCCATGCTGATTCGGCCGAGCCTGGTCGAAGGCCTGGCGGTGACCCCCGAATACATCACCGCGGCAGTGTTTCTCACCGCCGCGAGCTCGATCGAGGCGGTCGCGGCCGAGCTGGCCGCCCAATTGAGCGCGCGGCTACCCGGTTTCGCCGATGCCGCCCGGTCCGTACGCGCGCACCGATCGCGCGACGAGTTCGACATCTTCGATATCGCGGTGCGTCATCCGCTGGCGCGCCTGTCCACCGCGGGCCGCCGGGTGACGCTGGTGTTCGACGGGCTCAACCAGCCCCAGCCGGGCACCCGGCGCCTGCTCTGCGCCGCCATCTGCGATCTGACGAAACGCGAAGACCTGCGCCATGTTCGGGTGATCGCCGGGGTGCGCGACGGAACCGGCGTGGAGGACGAGCCCACCCTGGCGCACATGCACCGGATCGAGGTCGGCGAGCCCGCCGCCGACGACATCGCCACCGTCGTGGGATCGGCGCGCGGCACCGGTGCGCCGGCCGACCCCGCCGATTGGGTGCGGTGGATCCAGGGCCTGCTGTCCGAAACACCGACGGCCGTCGAGGACGACACCCACGTGGTCTCCGGCGGCTGGCTGCTGGCACGCATGCTGCTCGAGGTGGCCCCGAGCATCACCGACGGCGCGGTGGCCGCCGGGATCGGCCTGGACCGGATCGTCACCCTGCGCGTCGACGCGGCGCTGCGCGGCATGCAGCCCGACACCGTGCGCGCCGCGGGCACCTACCTCGGTGTGCTCATCGCCGCGGGCGTCGGGCCGGTGCTGCCGCTCGAGCTCGCCGACGCGGCGCTGACCTCGCTCGGCATCGACCTGCACATCGCCCGGATCCGCGATATCACGGTGGCGCTCGGCGCGCTGGTCACCCGCAGTCACCCCGGCACGCTGCGCGAATCGATCGGCGTGACGCACGGCGCGTTGCTGCCCGGACTGCGCGCGGAATGCAAACAGCTGGGCGTGGAGATCGAGGACGCGCACCGGGCCATCGTCGCGGCCATCAAACACAGTCAGAGCGATCGCGGCGCCGACTATGCCCGCGGTTCGGCGGTGCGGCACTGCCTGGCCTACCGGGATTCCACCAGCGCGCTGCACTTCCTGGAGATGTTGCAGACCGCGCGCGCCGCCGACAACCGGGACCTGTGGGCGGCCTGGGTGCCCGCGTTCGTCGAGACCCTCGGTCCGGATCATCCCGACACCCTGACGACCCGCAGCCGCGAGGCCTATCACCGGGCCGAGAGCGGTGATTACCTCGGCGCCATCACGGCTTTCGAGCAGCTGCTCGTCGACCGGCTCCGGGTGCTGGGCCCCGATCATCCGAAAACCCTTGGCACACGCACCAATCTGGCCACCTATCGCGCCCGCTGCGGTGACTACCCCGGCGCCCGGGCGGATTACCAGCGCCTGCTCGCCGATCAGATCCGGCTGCTGGGCCCCGACCATCCCGATACCCTGCGCACCCGTAACGACCTGGCGTCCAATCGTGCCGACCAGGGCGACCTGGTCGGTGCGATCGTCGATTTCGAGGCCCTGCGCGCAGACCGCGCCCGCATCCTCGGCCCCGACCACCCGCAAACCCTGCGCACTCGCAACAGCCTCGCCTACTGGCACGGTGAGCACGGCGACGTCGCCGCGGCCCGGCACGAATTCGAGCAGCTGCTCGCCGACTGCCTGCGCATCTTCGGTCCGGACCATCCCGCCACCCTCAGCGCCCGCGACAATCTCGCGGCATTTCGCGCCCGCAGCGGCGATATCGCCGGTGCGCGCGCCGAATTCACGCACCTGCTCGACGACCGGCTCCGCGTGCTCGGGGCGGATCATCCCGACACGCTCACCACGCGGAGCACGCTGGCCTCGTATCGCGCCGACGCGGGTGATCTGCCCTGCGCCATCGCCGAACTCGAACAGCTGCTGGCCGATCGGCTGCGGGTGCTCGGTCCCGATCATCCCGACACCTTCGCCACCCGCAACGACCTGGCCTCCCGGCAGGCCGAACACGGCGACCTCGGCAAAGCGATCGCCGAACTGGAAGTCCTGCTGGTGGCCGAACTGCGCGCCCTGGGTCCGACCCACGCCGCGACGATCCGTACGCAGACCACCCTCGCGCACTGGCGCGCTCGTCTCGCGGGATAG
- a CDS encoding cold-shock protein encodes MLVSIGKLVSFDSSRGFGFIRPEDGGPDVFVHVNDIGLDEDELRQGRVFEFDMTEGDRGPKAVNLTVVGGQPNPPVLPHKSKHRSNSGHLTVAEHKRLITELLLDASPALTAGEILTIRDRLTAFAEQHGWLDN; translated from the coding sequence GTGTTGGTGTCCATCGGGAAATTGGTCTCGTTCGACAGCTCTCGGGGATTCGGTTTCATTCGACCGGAGGACGGCGGTCCGGACGTATTCGTGCATGTCAACGACATCGGCCTGGATGAGGACGAGTTACGCCAGGGCCGGGTATTCGAATTCGACATGACCGAGGGCGATCGCGGGCCGAAGGCGGTGAACCTGACCGTCGTCGGCGGTCAGCCGAACCCGCCGGTGCTACCGCACAAATCGAAACACCGGTCGAACTCCGGGCACCTCACGGTCGCCGAACACAAACGCCTCATCACCGAGTTGCTGCTGGACGCCAGTCCCGCATTGACCGCCGGGGAGATCCTCACCATCCGCGACCGGCTCACCGCCTTCGCCGAGCAACACGGTTGGCTGGACAACTGA
- a CDS encoding tetratricopeptide repeat protein: MGGRLALVVGSECVALGELGFTAALAGDLYSGLRRSGGWSAATGTTGPVLNPTAAELVSVMDEAFRVASEQRATLLVAFIGHGVATGAGDFFLLAHDSPAVPRSHNAFHLAQGIRERLNESTLDGLIVLIDACETEQGVRGAATRWTDLLADAAGRMELLVASGAGPAYSGCFTRTVLATFDTGLPLRGETLLAHDLVDPIARSCRLQEPQHLSFTAGAVSGTPGGDPGLWLVPNAARRRDALTGRPAAGLLDQLTRDVVVTDALRESLIDLVESGGRRLRGVVGPAGSGKSTLLALLIRPSVAEGLPIVPEYVTAAVFLTASSSLETAVGELAAQLSDRLPGYVQAAGVPWTGTGEPDIFELELAAPLARLRRAGQRITLVFDGLDLPEPGSRDLLIDAVAELTERPELPHVRVIVGVRAAAAAQADPRLGHMHSIAVTGPGVGEIAAEVQRGDRPAYSADTGYLGIDYMAGDLGPADDPRVPAGWLLAKLLRELHPSASARLSSRAGIDTLAAQRLRRAAASAAPEVADAIGRMVAILVAAGVGPVLPIEVLETALAEWQRPLRTAGIRDAAVGLGALLTRSRPGTADETLGIAHDALLAGLTAACDALEASIEDAHTAILLAIRTRGGERSAEYARAAGARHYLAGGDGRRAVDHLVELETVRAADNRDMWAAWVPSIAAVIGDRHPDTLRAREYLATRRADSGDFRGAVADYERVLADEIAIFGADHRNTLSTRYRLAAARGEIRDPAGAAAELEDVLADQRRVLGADDPDTLRTRGKLASLRAVQGDVAGAIAETEELLAIRRRVLGPAHPETLATRSNLAGYRVMGGDSATTVGELQALLAEQLGVLPSDDPRVLLTRAKLATARARGGDTEGAIAAGEVLLADQVRVLGPEDPVTLRTRADLAGYRARGGDLDAAIQELYGALTERIKVLGPDHREILYTRGNLAYLRAKNGDLHSGLREARLVLADQLRVLGSDHPDTFVTRGNLAAFRAKAGQVAAAESESRALLADQLRVLGPEHPQTLLTRNNLAAYRARNGDVPGAVAELTALLGDRERILGPDHPDTVRTRENLTHWLSRPAP, from the coding sequence ATGGGAGGACGGCTCGCACTGGTGGTGGGGTCGGAGTGTGTCGCGCTGGGGGAGTTGGGGTTCACCGCGGCGCTGGCCGGCGACCTGTACAGCGGCCTGCGCCGGTCCGGCGGATGGTCGGCGGCGACCGGTACGACCGGGCCGGTGCTGAATCCCACTGCCGCCGAACTGGTGTCGGTGATGGACGAGGCGTTCCGGGTCGCCTCCGAGCAGCGGGCGACCCTGCTCGTCGCGTTCATCGGTCACGGCGTCGCGACCGGTGCCGGGGATTTCTTCCTGCTCGCGCACGATTCCCCGGCGGTGCCGCGCTCGCACAACGCCTTTCACCTCGCCCAGGGCATCCGGGAACGGTTGAACGAGTCGACGCTGGACGGACTGATCGTGCTGATCGACGCCTGCGAGACCGAACAGGGCGTCCGGGGCGCGGCCACCAGATGGACCGATCTGCTCGCCGACGCCGCGGGCCGGATGGAGCTGCTGGTGGCGTCGGGGGCCGGGCCCGCGTATTCCGGATGTTTCACGCGCACGGTGCTGGCGACGTTCGACACCGGCCTGCCGTTGCGCGGCGAAACCCTGCTCGCCCATGATCTGGTGGACCCGATCGCGCGCAGCTGCCGGCTCCAGGAACCGCAGCACCTGTCCTTCACCGCGGGCGCGGTGTCCGGCACGCCGGGCGGTGATCCCGGACTGTGGTTGGTGCCCAACGCCGCTCGGCGGCGCGACGCGCTGACCGGGCGGCCCGCGGCCGGTCTGCTGGATCAGCTCACGCGGGATGTGGTGGTGACCGACGCGCTGCGCGAAAGCCTGATCGATCTCGTCGAATCGGGCGGGCGGCGCCTGCGCGGGGTGGTCGGGCCGGCCGGGTCGGGCAAATCGACGCTGCTGGCACTGCTGATCCGGCCGAGTGTGGCCGAGGGGCTGCCGATCGTGCCCGAATACGTCACCGCGGCAGTGTTTCTCACCGCGAGCAGCTCGCTCGAGACCGCGGTCGGAGAGTTGGCGGCGCAGCTGTCGGATCGGCTGCCCGGGTATGTCCAGGCCGCCGGCGTGCCCTGGACCGGGACGGGCGAGCCGGACATCTTCGAGCTGGAACTGGCCGCCCCGCTGGCCCGGTTGCGCCGGGCGGGGCAGCGGATCACGCTCGTGTTCGACGGGCTCGATCTGCCGGAGCCGGGGAGCCGGGATCTGCTGATCGACGCCGTCGCCGAGCTGACCGAACGGCCCGAGTTGCCGCACGTCCGCGTCATCGTCGGCGTGCGGGCCGCAGCGGCGGCGCAGGCCGATCCCCGGCTGGGGCACATGCATTCGATCGCCGTCACCGGGCCCGGGGTCGGCGAGATCGCCGCCGAGGTGCAGCGCGGCGATCGACCGGCCTACTCCGCCGACACCGGTTACCTGGGCATCGACTACATGGCCGGGGATCTCGGGCCCGCCGACGATCCCCGGGTTCCGGCCGGCTGGCTGCTGGCCAAGCTGCTCCGTGAACTCCATCCGAGCGCGAGCGCCCGCTTGTCCTCGCGCGCCGGCATCGATACTCTTGCCGCGCAACGTCTTCGGCGCGCCGCGGCGTCGGCGGCACCGGAGGTCGCGGACGCCATCGGCCGGATGGTCGCGATTCTCGTCGCGGCGGGCGTGGGCCCGGTCCTGCCCATCGAGGTGCTGGAAACCGCGCTGGCCGAATGGCAGCGGCCGCTGCGCACCGCCGGAATCCGGGACGCCGCGGTCGGACTCGGTGCCCTGCTCACGCGCAGCCGTCCCGGGACGGCGGACGAAACGCTCGGCATCGCCCATGACGCTCTCCTCGCGGGGTTGACGGCGGCCTGCGATGCGCTGGAGGCGAGCATCGAGGACGCGCACACGGCGATCCTGCTGGCGATCCGGACGCGCGGCGGCGAGCGGAGCGCGGAGTACGCCCGTGCGGCGGGCGCGCGGCACTACCTCGCCGGCGGCGACGGCCGCCGGGCGGTCGATCACCTCGTCGAACTCGAAACCGTTCGCGCCGCCGACAATCGGGACATGTGGGCGGCGTGGGTGCCCTCGATCGCGGCCGTGATCGGCGATCGGCATCCGGATACGTTGCGCGCCAGGGAGTATCTCGCGACGCGGCGCGCGGACAGCGGTGACTTTCGCGGAGCGGTCGCCGACTACGAGCGGGTGCTCGCCGACGAGATCGCGATCTTCGGCGCCGACCATCGCAACACCCTGTCGACCCGGTATCGGCTCGCGGCCGCGCGTGGGGAGATCCGCGATCCGGCGGGCGCCGCGGCGGAACTGGAAGACGTGCTCGCGGACCAGCGCCGGGTTCTCGGTGCGGACGATCCGGATACGCTGCGTACCCGCGGCAAGCTGGCGTCATTGCGCGCGGTACAGGGCGATGTGGCCGGTGCGATCGCCGAAACCGAAGAGCTGCTGGCGATTCGGCGTCGAGTGCTCGGTCCGGCGCATCCCGAGACCCTGGCGACCCGGAGCAATCTCGCCGGATACCGGGTGATGGGCGGTGATTCGGCCACAACCGTCGGCGAGCTACAGGCGCTGCTGGCTGAGCAGTTGGGGGTGTTGCCGTCCGATGATCCGCGCGTGCTGCTCACCCGGGCCAAACTCGCCACCGCGCGAGCCCGTGGCGGCGATACCGAGGGGGCGATCGCGGCGGGCGAGGTGCTACTGGCCGATCAGGTGCGCGTGCTCGGCCCCGAGGATCCCGTCACCCTGCGCACCCGAGCCGATCTGGCGGGCTATCGGGCGCGCGGCGGGGACCTGGACGCGGCGATCCAGGAGCTGTACGGCGCGCTGACCGAGCGGATCAAGGTGCTGGGGCCTGATCACCGTGAGATCCTCTACACCAGAGGCAATCTCGCGTATCTGCGGGCGAAGAACGGCGACCTGCACAGCGGACTGCGCGAGGCGCGGCTGGTGCTGGCCGATCAGCTGCGGGTCCTCGGCAGCGACCATCCGGACACTTTCGTCACCCGCGGCAATCTCGCGGCCTTCCGAGCCAAGGCCGGGCAGGTGGCGGCCGCGGAGTCGGAAAGCCGGGCGCTGCTCGCGGATCAGCTGCGCGTCCTCGGCCCCGAACATCCGCAAACCCTGTTGACCCGCAACAACCTCGCGGCCTATCGCGCCAGGAATGGCGACGTGCCGGGCGCGGTCGCCGAACTGACCGCACTGCTCGGCGACCGCGAGCGCATCCTGGGCCCCGACCACCCCGACACCGTCCGCACCCGGGAAAACCTCACCCACTGGCTGTCCCGCCCCGCGCCCTGA